A genomic window from Lotus japonicus ecotype B-129 chromosome 1, LjGifu_v1.2 includes:
- the LOC130740015 gene encoding ACT domain-containing protein ACR3-like, which produces MARVCWPYFDPEYENFSNKINPPRVSVDNDSCRDCTLIKVDSVNKPGILLELVQILTDLDFIITKAYISSDGGWFMDVFHVTDQQGKKITDSKTIDFIEKVLGPKSKSTTEGVKNWPGERVGVHSVGDHTAIELIGRDRPGLLSEISAVIANLNFNVLAAEVWTHNSRIACVLYVNDVTAQSMCDPNRLSLMEEQLNNILRGCDEDGESVSRTSLSMGFTHMDRRLHQMLSADRDYESSGAISGVDVTPSFRPKISIVGCEEKGYSVVSVRCKDRAKLMFDIVCTLTDMQYAVFHATILSEGPYASQEYFIRHMDGCTLDTEGEKERVIKCIEAAIRRRVSEGVSLELCAKDRVGLLSDVTRILRENGLTVCRAGISTRGEQALNVFYVRDASGKPVDMKTMEVLRKEIGKTMMVDVKRVPSNDKVPEETREWAKTSFFFGKLLERFLT; this is translated from the exons ATGGCTAGAGTTTGCTGGCCATATTTTGATCCTGAGTATGAGAACTTCAGCAACAAAATCAATCCTCCAAG GGTCTCAGTGGACAATGATAGTTGTCGTGATTGTACGTTGATCAAG GTTGATAGTGTCAACAAACCGGGAATTCTGCTCGAACTGGTTCAAATCTTGACAGATCTTGACTTCATTATTACCAAAGCTTACATATCTTCTGATGGGGGATGGTTTATGGATG TATTTCATGTCACGGACCAGCAAGGAAAAAAGATAACAGATAGCAAAACCATTGACTTCATTGAAAAG GTTCTAGGACCAAAGAGCAAGAGCACAACAGAAGGGGTGAAGAATTGGCCAGGGGAACGAGTCGGAGTGCATTCTGTTGGTGACCACACAGCCATTGAGCTCATCGGCAGAGACCGCCCCGGTCTCTTATCTGAGATCTCAGCTGTCATTGCCAACCTCAACTTCAATGTGCTTGCAGCTGAAGTTTGGACTCATAATAGCCGAATTGCTTGCGTCCTTTATGTCAACGATGTTACAGCACAATCCATGTGTGATCCAAACAGGTTATCACTCATGGAGGAACAGCTCAACAACATCCTACGAGGGTGTGATGAGGATGGTGAGAGTGTTTCAAGGACCAGCTTGTCCATGGGATTCACCCACATGGACAGGCGGCTTCACCAAATGTTGTCAGCGGATCGGGATTATGAGAGTTCTGGAGCAATATCAGGTGTTGATGTTACTCCCTCTTTCAGGCCTAAAATCTCAATAGTAGGTTGTGAGGAGAAAGGGTATTCTGTGGTTAGTGTCAGGTGCAAAGATAGGGCAAAGCTCATGTTTGACATTGTTTGCACTCTTACTGATATGCAGTATGCTGTCTTCCATGCCACAATACTATCAGAGGGCCCTTATGCATCCCAG GAGTACTTTATTCGGCATATGGACGGATGCACGCTTGATACCGAAGGAGAGAAAGAAAGGGTCATCAAATGCATTGAAGCTGCTATTCGAAGAAGAGTAAGCGAG GGAGTGAGCCTTGAGCTATGTGCAAAGGATAGAGTGGGGTTGCTATCCGATGTAACAAGGATTCTCCGAGAGAATGGCCTAACGGTTTGCAGGGCAGGTATATCAACAAGAGGGGAGCAAGCCCTGAATGTGTTCTATGTGAGGGATGCGTCGGGGAAGCCGGTGGATATGAAGACCATGGAAGTGCTTCGAAAAGAAATAGGGAAGACAATGATGGTGGATGTGAAGAGAGTGCCAAGCAATGACAAAGTACCAGAAGAGACAAGAGAATGGGCTAAAACCAGCTTCTTCTTTGGTAAATTGTTGGAAAGGTTCTTGACTTAG
- the LOC130743157 gene encoding uncharacterized protein LOC130743157 codes for MDPSDYPFDLAAYIQNSQIEEAYVLNRFRERRRKIREDTAPRSRKYLDRDHAAANQRLINDYFANEPTYDDAMFRRRYRMQKHIFLRIVDDLSSSDNYFTQRVDAANKQADAVDEYIKIGGTTAFECLRRFCKGIIRLYEQQYLRAPTQEDLQRILHASDMRGFPGMIGSIDCMHWEWKNCPKAWEADGIYPSYPTFVKTIRLPQSEPDKLFAKVQQGCRKDIERAFGVLQARFKIICEPARLWDIDDLSIIMRSCIILHNMIVEDERDSYA; via the exons atggatccatcTGATTATCCTTTTGATCTTGCAGCATACATTCAAAATAGTCAAATCGAAGAAGCTTATGTACTCAACCGATTTAGAGAGCGTCGAAGAAAAATTCGAGAAGATACTGCACCTCGTAGTAGAAAATATCTCGATAGAGATCATGCAGCTGCAAACCAGAGGCTAATTaacgactactttgccaatgagcctacatatgacgatgcaatgtttcgtcgtcggtaccggatgcaaaaacatattttccttcgaatcgttgatgacctttcaagtagtgataactacttcacccaacgcgttgatgcagccaataaacaag cagatgcggtcgatgagtacatcaaaattggaggtactacagcatttgagtgtttacgtagattctgtaaaggaatcatacgattgtatgagcaacagtacctgagagcaccaacccaagaagacctgcaaagaatactacatgCTAGTGacatgcgggggttcccaggcatgatcgggagtattgactgcatgcactgggagtggaaaaattgtcctaaagcatgggaag ccgatggtatctatccttcttatccaactttcgtcaaaacgattagacttcctcaaagtgaacccgataagttatttgcaaaagttcagcagggatgtcggaaggacatcgaacgtgcatttggagttcttcaagctcgttttaaaatcatctgtgaaccagctcgcttgtgggacatagatgatttgagtatcattatgaggtcatgcatcatattacataatatgattgttgaggatgaacgagattcatatgct